One region of Deltaproteobacteria bacterium genomic DNA includes:
- a CDS encoding HEAT repeat domain-containing protein — protein MLRPYPWQTTCYPAAALLAGLLTAQIIAALQVYLSNISLYNSLSAIAQAGYLPIPNQQTMEHLREPIPAVYGGLFFTLSTGAGISLLSFAAAWVWDRGFSRNPLSLVPLLLVWAGAIVAVNWKGISPMATAYFAVIPAVVFWITLRQMPLQGPGTGWPSALVHLTAIILLASLWAPQLNNDIFLDFRDRLLLSNAFGAKINDFYYRYTLYPAEVFKSLDQKLLKTASLDSIEKKPLKALLQAKLLRHDYLPMEGKEEVDLKISESGGDLIFENKGEAILRTTPRDFLAAPAKGLRRFSLETDRYPFFRQFTYYSLLMGFPVTLYLFLYSILLFPLTRCVGPGTAVGTAVVLCVLSGILLLMPLWSGSGGDTEKGHPDRLLTSGRWQERVAGLKTIRQKRMDVSGFPSYQRMLASPHIPERYWLAKALSVNRGPETHEDLLRLLDDPSPSVVCMAFQSLGRRGDPRAIPEILNRIQTSDHWYPQWYAYRALKELGWRQGGLKQANNRIDNPLMEAYK, from the coding sequence TTGCTTCGACCTTACCCATGGCAGACAACCTGTTATCCTGCCGCGGCCCTTCTGGCCGGTCTCCTGACGGCACAGATCATCGCCGCCCTCCAGGTCTATCTCTCCAACATCTCCCTCTACAATTCCCTTTCGGCCATTGCTCAGGCCGGCTATCTCCCCATCCCCAACCAACAGACCATGGAGCATCTACGGGAACCGATCCCGGCGGTTTACGGCGGGCTCTTCTTTACCCTGAGCACAGGCGCCGGTATCTCCCTCCTCTCCTTTGCCGCGGCCTGGGTCTGGGACCGGGGCTTTTCCCGCAACCCCCTTTCCCTGGTTCCCCTCCTTCTGGTGTGGGCCGGAGCCATTGTCGCGGTGAATTGGAAAGGCATTTCCCCCATGGCAACCGCCTACTTTGCCGTAATACCGGCCGTGGTCTTCTGGATCACACTGAGACAAATGCCCCTGCAGGGACCGGGAACTGGCTGGCCTTCCGCCCTGGTTCATCTCACGGCCATTATCCTGTTGGCCTCTCTTTGGGCGCCCCAGCTGAACAATGACATTTTTCTGGATTTCAGGGACAGGCTCCTCCTCTCCAATGCCTTCGGCGCAAAGATAAACGACTTCTATTACCGATATACCCTCTATCCTGCGGAGGTCTTCAAATCGCTGGACCAGAAATTACTCAAGACCGCCTCCCTGGATTCCATCGAAAAAAAACCATTGAAAGCCTTGTTGCAAGCAAAACTGCTCCGCCACGACTACCTCCCGATGGAAGGAAAGGAGGAGGTTGACCTCAAGATCAGCGAATCGGGGGGGGACCTGATATTCGAGAACAAAGGGGAGGCAATCCTCCGGACCACTCCCCGGGATTTCCTGGCGGCCCCGGCAAAGGGTTTGAGGCGGTTTTCCCTGGAAACAGACAGATACCCCTTTTTCCGTCAATTCACCTATTACAGCCTCCTGATGGGATTTCCTGTGACCCTCTATCTCTTCCTGTACAGCATTCTCCTTTTCCCGTTAACCCGGTGCGTCGGTCCCGGAACCGCCGTCGGGACGGCCGTTGTCCTGTGTGTCTTATCCGGCATTTTGCTGCTGATGCCTCTTTGGTCCGGCAGCGGGGGAGACACTGAAAAGGGTCATCCGGACAGGTTGCTCACATCCGGCCGCTGGCAGGAGAGGGTTGCCGGCCTGAAGACGATCCGACAGAAACGGATGGACGTTTCCGGTTTTCCTTCCTATCAGAGGATGTTGGCAAGCCCTCACATCCCGGAGCGCTACTGGCTGGCAAAGGCCCTGAGCGTCAACCGGGGCCCCGAAACCCATGAGGACCTGTTGCGTCTCCTCGATGACCCCTCTCCTTCGGTGGTATGCATGGCCTTTCAGTCCCTGGGCCGGAGAGGAGATCCACGTGCCATACCAGAAATCCTGAATCGGATCCAAACCTCGGACCACTGGTACCCCCAGTGGTATGCCTACCGGGCATTGAAGGAATTGGGATGGCGTCAGGGAGGATTGAAGCAGGCAAATAATCGGATTGACAATCCTCTCATGGAAGCATATAAATAG
- a CDS encoding zinc ribbon domain-containing protein has product MFFFIGGIQPKTVTLEDTPRMCRACGLYQARLKRVDHYIALFFIPLFRVKKGTPFLQCRSCGSISDDSGNVLTRDPGAHTLTCPSCGRPIAPGFRFCPSCGNPL; this is encoded by the coding sequence ATGTTTTTCTTTATCGGCGGCATACAGCCCAAGACTGTAACCCTGGAGGATACCCCCAGGATGTGCCGCGCGTGCGGCCTGTATCAGGCGCGCCTCAAGCGGGTGGATCACTATATCGCGCTCTTTTTTATCCCGTTGTTCCGGGTGAAAAAGGGAACCCCCTTTCTGCAATGCCGGAGCTGCGGGAGCATCTCCGATGACTCCGGAAATGTCTTGACCCGGGATCCCGGCGCCCATACCCTGACCTGTCCCTCCTGCGGCCGCCCCATCGCGCCGGGCTTCCGTTTTTGTCCATCCTGCGGCAACCCGTTGTGA
- the gspE gene encoding type II secretion system ATPase GspE — translation MHHRRIGEILMETTGLTRQVLEEALRIQSEKGGRIGEILIRQGAVTEMELLEALGAQFHIQVLPTLMSPDLDTSFTQDIPIQFLRKHKMTPVITPRAAVIAICDPLLFQPLDDLRRLPALKEAEVVLSPYGNILSVINYAYDMSRDSAEQVIEDMHGEDTSQILSEIQETGDLLEDTSDAPVVKLVNLMLSQAVKARASDIHIEHSQHALKIRYRVDGILYDMLSPPKRIQSALISRIKIMAKMNIAEKRLPQDGRIEIRIADKSIDIRVSTIPVAFGERVVLRLLDKTSILLNVSDLGMPADRLDQFNRLIRSPHGILLVTGPTGSGKTTTLYAALSTINTTDINIITIEDPIEYQLDGIGQIQVNPKIDLTFAKGLRSIVRQDPDVILVGEIRDLETAEIATQSALTGHLVFSTLHTNDSASATTRLVDMGIEPFLVTSSVTAILAQRLVRVICKDCKEAYTPDQESLQSIGIPPEMAQGREICRGRGCPSCLDTGFKGRTGIFELMILDEPVRNLILKTSDSNAIKQKAVEQGMLTLRQDGAQKVLNGITTIEEVFRVTYQ, via the coding sequence ATGCACCACAGACGAATCGGCGAAATATTGATGGAGACCACCGGCCTCACCCGCCAGGTCCTCGAGGAGGCCCTTCGGATCCAGTCGGAAAAGGGGGGACGGATCGGGGAGATCCTCATCCGGCAGGGCGCCGTCACCGAAATGGAACTCCTGGAGGCCCTGGGGGCCCAGTTCCACATCCAGGTCCTGCCGACCCTCATGTCGCCCGATCTCGACACGTCCTTTACCCAGGACATCCCGATCCAGTTTCTCAGAAAACATAAAATGACCCCTGTTATTACGCCCAGGGCCGCGGTTATCGCCATCTGCGACCCGCTTCTCTTTCAACCCCTGGATGACCTGAGGCGTCTGCCGGCCCTGAAGGAAGCGGAGGTCGTCCTCTCCCCCTATGGGAACATCCTCTCCGTGATCAATTATGCCTATGACATGAGCCGAGATTCCGCCGAACAGGTGATCGAGGACATGCACGGGGAGGACACCAGCCAGATCCTCTCCGAGATCCAGGAGACCGGCGACCTCCTGGAGGACACCAGCGACGCCCCGGTGGTCAAGCTGGTCAACCTGATGCTCTCCCAGGCGGTGAAGGCCAGGGCCAGCGATATTCACATCGAGCACTCCCAGCACGCCCTCAAGATCCGCTACCGGGTGGACGGGATCCTCTATGACATGCTCTCCCCGCCCAAGCGTATTCAATCGGCATTGATCTCCCGCATCAAGATCATGGCCAAGATGAATATCGCCGAGAAGCGACTCCCCCAGGACGGCCGGATCGAGATCCGGATTGCCGACAAGAGCATCGACATCCGGGTGTCCACCATCCCGGTGGCCTTTGGCGAACGGGTGGTCCTGCGACTGCTCGACAAGACCAGTATCCTCTTGAACGTCTCGGATCTCGGCATGCCGGCGGACCGGCTGGACCAGTTCAACCGGCTCATCCGGTCGCCCCACGGGATCCTTCTGGTCACCGGACCCACCGGCAGCGGCAAGACCACCACCCTTTATGCGGCCCTCTCCACCATCAATACGACGGATATCAACATCATCACCATCGAAGACCCCATCGAATACCAGCTTGACGGCATCGGCCAGATCCAGGTCAACCCCAAGATCGACCTCACCTTTGCCAAAGGACTCCGGTCCATTGTCCGGCAGGATCCGGACGTCATCCTGGTGGGCGAGATACGGGATCTGGAAACCGCCGAAATCGCCACACAATCCGCCCTGACCGGGCACCTGGTCTTTTCGACGCTGCACACCAATGATTCGGCCAGCGCCACGACCCGGCTCGTTGACATGGGGATTGAGCCTTTCCTGGTGACCTCCTCGGTGACCGCCATCCTCGCTCAGCGGCTGGTCCGGGTCATCTGCAAGGACTGCAAAGAGGCATATACGCCCGACCAAGAGTCCCTTCAGAGCATCGGCATCCCCCCTGAGATGGCCCAAGGGAGAGAAATCTGCCGGGGACGCGGCTGCCCGTCCTGTCTGGACACCGGATTCAAGGGGAGGACCGGCATATTTGAACTCATGATCCTGGACGAACCGGTCAGGAACCTCATATTGAAAACATCCGATTCCAATGCCATCAAGCAGAAGGCGGTGGAACAGGGGATGTTGACCCTGCGTCAGGACGGGGCCCAGAAGGTATTGAACGGGATCACCACCATCGAAGAGGTGTTCAGGGTGACGTATCAGTGA
- a CDS encoding MBL fold metallo-hydrolase, which translates to MKQIKAALYFIPGQDDMIPDAHVYLIGNPDSKDLTVVDAGLMGKGQYKIESIRQAGIQLTDIKRVIMTHIHLDHIGCLGEILQAIPDAELWVHSTEALLLEQGDERAVYGMDMFQSMCQAQYGIRPGAFTFQVHRRLQGGETLDLGGTTWEVIHIPGHSAGSIGLYNRREKILIPGDTVYADYAIGRFDLYGADGAQLKDSLMKLANLEVDILLPGHNRIVESVPPGYILETAKQWEPYLS; encoded by the coding sequence ATGAAACAGATAAAAGCAGCGCTTTACTTCATTCCGGGCCAGGACGACATGATCCCCGATGCCCACGTATATCTCATCGGGAACCCCGACTCAAAGGATCTGACCGTTGTGGACGCCGGGTTGATGGGCAAGGGACAGTACAAGATTGAGTCGATCCGGCAGGCCGGAATCCAGCTCACGGATATCAAACGGGTCATCATGACCCATATCCATCTGGACCATATCGGCTGCCTGGGAGAAATCCTTCAGGCGATCCCCGATGCCGAACTCTGGGTTCATAGTACAGAGGCCCTTCTTCTCGAACAGGGGGATGAGCGGGCGGTCTATGGAATGGATATGTTTCAGAGTATGTGTCAGGCCCAGTACGGAATCCGGCCGGGGGCCTTCACGTTTCAGGTCCATCGCAGGCTCCAGGGGGGCGAAACCCTGGATCTGGGGGGAACCACGTGGGAGGTGATCCATATTCCGGGCCACTCCGCGGGGAGTATCGGCCTGTATAACCGCCGGGAAAAGATCCTGATCCCCGGAGACACGGTCTATGCGGACTATGCCATCGGTCGTTTCGATCTGTACGGCGCCGACGGCGCACAGCTCAAGGACTCTCTCATGAAATTGGCGAATCTGGAGGTGGACATCCTCCTGCCGGGGCACAACCGGATTGTGGAGTCCGTACCCCCGGGCTATATCCTCGAGACCGCCAAACAGTGGGAGCCGTATCTGTCCTGA
- a CDS encoding AAA family ATPase has product MRLAPMYTAFFGFKENPFNLTPDPRYLYLSRYHREALDHLLYGINERRGFIAITGGIGTGKTTLCRALLDHLDPNTKSALIFSSFISDMEVLETINQEFGIPMGPEAKSKKDYIDALNRFLLDNFGKGGNALLLVDEAQNLSPPVLEQIRMLSNLETEKDKLIQVVLVGQSELKGILSAPSLRQLNERITVRYDLKPVDAADLKGYVRHRLSVAGGGENLKFTKGALTTIYAYSRGNPRRINAVCDRALLIAYANEKQTITRRMIKEAIKDLSGGSGAGRMPEPRAGYGLRWLTIVLLLLLVITAAFAGWRLWRDAAFPPETVTAPPLTRPVEQTTDALFLDERSSFTGLFDLFRAHSRLRPGKVYGPDGNITPDTGDLNLGLISLSLAPEYFTLLKKSFRVTVAGPFPPALPQPRYLLFSRTTDRGAVALDREGNPRTVSREFILKHWGGKVSFLYPYEEGDRHLNKGMISPEVLKVQRLLNRIGYAIEEDGVFNEQTYREVVRYQKDFGLNADGIVGPRTMALLFQMTE; this is encoded by the coding sequence TTGCGTCTTGCACCCATGTACACCGCCTTTTTTGGTTTTAAGGAAAATCCATTCAATCTGACGCCGGACCCGAGATATCTCTATCTGAGCCGGTATCACAGGGAGGCCCTCGACCATCTCCTCTACGGAATCAATGAGAGGAGGGGGTTTATCGCCATTACCGGAGGCATCGGCACCGGAAAGACCACCCTCTGCCGGGCCCTCCTGGACCATCTGGATCCGAATACAAAGAGCGCCCTGATCTTCAGCTCCTTTATCTCCGACATGGAGGTCCTGGAGACCATTAACCAGGAGTTCGGCATTCCGATGGGGCCTGAAGCAAAGAGTAAGAAGGATTACATTGATGCCCTCAACCGGTTCCTCCTGGACAACTTCGGAAAGGGCGGTAATGCACTCCTTTTGGTGGACGAGGCCCAGAATCTTTCCCCTCCGGTCCTGGAACAGATACGGATGCTTTCCAACCTGGAGACGGAGAAGGACAAGCTGATCCAGGTGGTGCTGGTGGGTCAGTCGGAGTTGAAGGGCATCCTGTCTGCGCCGTCCCTGAGACAGTTGAATGAGCGGATTACCGTCCGATACGACCTCAAGCCCGTGGACGCGGCCGACCTGAAGGGGTATGTCCGCCATCGACTGTCAGTGGCGGGAGGGGGCGAAAATCTGAAGTTTACCAAAGGGGCCCTCACCACGATCTATGCGTACAGCCGGGGGAACCCCAGAAGGATCAACGCCGTCTGCGACCGGGCCCTCCTGATTGCATACGCCAATGAAAAGCAGACCATTACCCGCCGGATGATCAAAGAGGCCATCAAAGATCTGTCCGGGGGTTCAGGGGCCGGGCGGATGCCGGAACCGCGAGCCGGATACGGCCTCCGATGGCTGACCATCGTCCTCCTCCTGTTGCTTGTAATCACTGCGGCCTTTGCCGGCTGGCGCCTCTGGCGGGATGCCGCTTTCCCTCCTGAAACGGTGACGGCCCCCCCTTTGACCAGGCCCGTGGAACAGACAACGGACGCCCTGTTCCTGGATGAACGTTCAAGCTTCACCGGCCTGTTCGATCTGTTTCGAGCCCACAGCCGCCTCCGGCCGGGAAAGGTCTATGGCCCGGACGGAAACATCACTCCGGATACGGGCGATCTCAACCTGGGGCTGATCTCCTTGAGCCTGGCGCCGGAATATTTTACGCTTTTGAAGAAGTCATTTCGGGTGACCGTGGCCGGTCCCTTCCCCCCTGCCCTGCCGCAACCCCGCTATCTCCTGTTCAGCAGGACAACCGACCGGGGCGCTGTAGCCCTGGACCGGGAAGGGAACCCCCGGACGGTTTCCAGAGAATTTATCCTGAAGCACTGGGGCGGAAAGGTCTCCTTCCTCTACCCCTATGAAGAGGGTGACCGGCACCTGAACAAAGGGATGATCTCCCCTGAGGTCCTTAAGGTCCAGCGGCTCCTGAACCGGATCGGATATGCAATAGAGGAGGACGGGGTGTTCAATGAGCAGACCTACAGGGAAGTCGTCAGGTATCAGAAGGACTTCGGTCTGAATGCGGATGGGATCGTCGGCCCCAGGACCATGGCCCTTCTGTTTCAGATGACGGAATGA
- a CDS encoding MFS transporter, translating to MNREFPVILLNKNSPAPFDTLWNRHFLFLDLSLFLMFANIGLLYLYPLALKAMGGGPHTIGWVMGAFSISAVLSRPLMGKLAVLKGESWVISAGMALSLVSSLSYLFITAFGPLMLLIRVTHGLGFSAVIAGSFSMVAKGASPLRRGAAFSMVGASLMAAIALAPSVGEVLIGRYGFAALYMAAAGAVILGWVSVMLGIGRVHTSVDKDEKGTVGYLPLLRDRPFFFLLCSTFIFAHSQATLTNFLALIAAKHDAAAGPFFFFSYLSAIIVLLTLGRLLDRYGNLFLTYLSYPFLCLGILLVPGTLASPLFLITAVMFGAGMGLLFATHNAMAASHGSFREKPAIMSLFTGIYDSGFITGAVVSGWVAHQVGMDMLFISSGFFTFLGLLIALFSPMKDV from the coding sequence GTGAACAGGGAATTTCCGGTGATCCTTCTCAACAAAAACAGTCCCGCCCCTTTCGATACCCTCTGGAACAGGCACTTCCTGTTTCTCGACCTCTCCCTTTTTCTCATGTTTGCCAACATCGGATTGCTCTACCTGTATCCCCTTGCCCTGAAGGCCATGGGGGGGGGTCCTCACACCATCGGGTGGGTGATGGGCGCCTTTTCCATATCCGCTGTCCTGTCCAGACCGCTCATGGGCAAACTGGCGGTCCTTAAAGGAGAATCGTGGGTAATCTCCGCGGGCATGGCCCTGAGCCTGGTCTCATCCCTGAGTTACCTTTTCATCACCGCATTCGGCCCCTTGATGCTGCTGATACGGGTAACCCATGGGCTCGGTTTTTCCGCGGTTATTGCAGGCAGTTTCTCAATGGTGGCGAAAGGGGCCTCCCCCCTCCGCCGGGGTGCGGCCTTCAGCATGGTCGGAGCGTCGCTCATGGCCGCCATTGCCCTTGCCCCCTCGGTGGGGGAGGTGTTGATCGGGCGATATGGTTTCGCCGCCCTCTACATGGCGGCCGCAGGCGCGGTCATCTTAGGATGGGTTTCCGTGATGCTCGGCATCGGCCGCGTGCATACATCCGTTGACAAGGATGAAAAAGGCACTGTCGGTTATCTGCCCCTCTTACGGGACCGGCCGTTCTTCTTTCTGCTTTGCTCCACCTTCATCTTCGCCCATTCTCAGGCCACGCTCACCAATTTTCTGGCCTTGATCGCCGCGAAACATGACGCCGCAGCCGGCCCGTTCTTTTTTTTCTCATATCTTTCGGCCATCATCGTCCTCCTCACCCTGGGAAGGCTCCTGGACCGGTACGGCAACCTGTTTTTGACCTATCTCTCCTATCCCTTTCTTTGTCTGGGCATCCTCCTGGTACCGGGGACCCTAGCGTCTCCGCTTTTCCTCATCACCGCCGTAATGTTCGGCGCCGGAATGGGGCTTCTTTTTGCCACACACAACGCCATGGCCGCCTCCCACGGATCATTCCGGGAAAAGCCGGCCATCATGTCTCTCTTCACCGGGATCTATGACAGCGGATTCATCACCGGGGCCGTGGTTTCGGGGTGGGTCGCCCATCAGGTGGGAATGGACATGCTTTTTATTTCTTCAGGCTTCTTCACCTTTTTAGGCCTCTTGATCGCCCTGTTTTCGCCCATGAAAGATGTTTAG
- the gspD gene encoding type II secretion system secretin GspD translates to MPEAAPIPDSRGAAGDPLDDPYVTIDFDNVDLAVFIKFMSELTGKNFVIDNAVKGKVTIVSPTKISVDEAYRVFESVLEVHGFATVPAGSIIKIVPAVTAKSMSVETRLRAEAVSSEDKVITQLIPLRYADPEELKKLFTPLISKSSVIVSYPATRTLIVTDVLSNIERLLRITKAIDVEGVGEEISVIPLRHAMAATLAKSIETIFQRDMRRPKTPQQVESEVRIVPDERTNALILLASEDDTLKIRELVKLLDRETPRGEGSIRVYYLQHANAEELTKVLTTLPSKQAAETEKGKTPVISKEARIVADKATNSLVIMADKDDYLVLEEVIQKLDIPRSMVFIEALIMEVNVEKDFSLGVEWEGIKTFSYDGKDGGVFAGSSSDGFKTTNSVLKGALTRGFSLGVIGEAIEIAGIKFPNLAAVAHAYQQDTDVNILSTPQLLTTDNEEAEIMVGRNIPYITSRDTTAAEVDYTNYEYKDVGVTMKVTPQISQERFVRLKIFQEVSRLIQTVETSDRPSTYKRLAQTTVVVKDANTVVIGGLIGDETTHIDYKVPCLGNMPLISWLFKSTSKRIEKTNLFVFLTPHIIQKPEEAKKVYQEKKDQIETIKEGVIKLYKRSDPRPAPMGDKE, encoded by the coding sequence ATGCCCGAGGCAGCCCCGATTCCTGACAGCCGAGGGGCCGCCGGTGACCCGCTCGACGACCCTTACGTCACCATCGATTTTGACAATGTGGACCTGGCGGTCTTCATCAAATTCATGAGCGAGCTGACCGGGAAGAACTTTGTGATCGATAACGCGGTAAAGGGAAAGGTCACCATCGTCTCTCCCACCAAAATATCGGTCGACGAGGCGTATCGGGTGTTTGAATCGGTACTGGAGGTGCACGGCTTTGCCACCGTGCCCGCGGGAAGCATTATTAAGATCGTTCCGGCCGTAACCGCCAAATCCATGAGTGTGGAGACCCGGCTGCGGGCCGAGGCCGTGAGTTCGGAAGATAAGGTGATCACCCAGTTGATCCCCCTCAGGTATGCGGACCCGGAAGAGTTGAAAAAGCTCTTCACCCCCCTGATATCCAAGAGCAGTGTGATTGTCTCCTACCCGGCCACGCGAACCCTGATCGTGACCGATGTCCTCTCCAATATCGAACGACTCCTCCGCATTACAAAGGCCATTGATGTGGAGGGGGTGGGTGAGGAAATATCGGTGATCCCCCTTCGCCACGCCATGGCGGCCACCCTGGCCAAATCCATCGAGACCATCTTTCAGAGAGACATGCGGAGGCCCAAGACGCCCCAGCAGGTGGAATCCGAGGTGCGGATCGTCCCGGACGAGAGGACCAACGCCCTTATCCTCTTGGCATCCGAAGACGATACCCTCAAGATCAGGGAGCTGGTCAAGTTGCTGGACAGGGAAACGCCCCGGGGAGAAGGGAGCATCCGCGTCTATTATCTGCAGCATGCCAATGCCGAGGAGCTGACCAAGGTGCTGACCACCCTCCCCTCCAAACAGGCGGCCGAGACGGAAAAGGGGAAGACTCCGGTGATTTCCAAGGAGGCCCGGATCGTCGCCGACAAGGCCACCAACTCCCTGGTGATAATGGCCGACAAGGATGACTACCTCGTACTGGAAGAGGTGATTCAAAAACTCGACATCCCCAGGTCGATGGTCTTTATCGAGGCCCTCATCATGGAGGTGAACGTGGAGAAGGACTTCAGCCTCGGCGTGGAATGGGAGGGGATCAAGACCTTTTCATACGATGGAAAAGATGGAGGGGTGTTCGCCGGATCCAGCAGCGACGGCTTCAAAACCACCAACAGCGTGCTCAAGGGCGCCCTGACCAGAGGATTTTCATTGGGGGTGATCGGTGAAGCCATTGAAATCGCAGGCATCAAATTCCCGAACCTGGCCGCTGTGGCGCACGCGTACCAGCAGGATACGGACGTGAACATCCTCTCCACGCCCCAGTTGCTCACCACCGACAATGAAGAGGCCGAAATCATGGTGGGAAGAAACATCCCCTATATCACCAGTAGAGACACAACCGCGGCAGAAGTGGACTATACCAATTACGAATACAAGGATGTCGGCGTGACCATGAAGGTAACGCCTCAGATCAGCCAGGAGCGCTTTGTCCGCCTCAAGATCTTCCAGGAAGTCTCAAGATTGATCCAGACCGTGGAAACCAGCGACAGGCCCTCCACCTACAAACGCCTGGCCCAGACCACGGTTGTGGTAAAGGACGCCAACACCGTGGTCATCGGGGGTCTGATCGGCGACGAAACGACCCACATCGACTATAAGGTCCCCTGTCTCGGAAATATGCCCCTCATCAGTTGGCTCTTTAAATCCACTTCCAAGAGGATTGAAAAGACCAACCTCTTTGTTTTTCTGACGCCCCATATCATCCAGAAACCCGAAGAAGCGAAAAAGGTCTATCAGGAAAAAAAGGACCAGATCGAAACCATCAAGGAGGGGGTCATCAAGTTATACAAACGGTCCGACCCCAGGCCTGCTCCGATGGGGGACAAGGAATAA
- a CDS encoding tetratricopeptide repeat protein: MSYIHQALKKAQTERDDRSEKHEEIPLSSRSKGSGLVAKPALIAAAVLGILFLAFIAYSWLDSSGPRATPEAPLKPTRAGGAPDPVPGKSADVDAFYQAGKAHHRDGRLSEAKIFYMKALKADPGDVAALNNLGVILMTEKNYPEARSRLEKALRLKPGYVDPCYNLACLFALTDQAEQGIRYLKRAVSLNPQVKAWALEDADLENLRNAPGFAEIVD, translated from the coding sequence ATGAGCTACATCCATCAAGCATTGAAAAAGGCCCAGACCGAAAGGGACGACCGTAGCGAAAAGCATGAGGAGATCCCCCTCTCATCCCGTTCAAAAGGGTCGGGCCTTGTTGCAAAACCCGCGTTGATTGCTGCGGCGGTGCTCGGCATCCTTTTTCTTGCTTTTATCGCCTATTCATGGTTGGATTCAAGCGGTCCCCGGGCAACCCCAGAGGCCCCTTTGAAACCGACGCGTGCAGGTGGGGCCCCGGACCCCGTGCCGGGTAAATCCGCAGATGTTGATGCGTTCTATCAAGCCGGAAAAGCGCACCACAGGGACGGACGGCTGAGTGAGGCCAAGATTTTTTATATGAAGGCCCTCAAGGCGGATCCCGGCGATGTGGCGGCATTGAACAACCTCGGCGTTATCCTGATGACCGAGAAAAACTATCCGGAGGCCCGAAGCAGATTAGAAAAGGCCCTCCGTCTGAAACCGGGATACGTAGATCCCTGCTACAATCTGGCGTGTCTCTTCGCCCTCACGGATCAGGCGGAACAAGGGATCAGATACCTGAAACGAGCGGTCTCCCTGAATCCTCAGGTCAAGGCATGGGCCCTGGAAGATGCGGATCTGGAAAACCTGCGCAATGCACCGGGGTTTGCGGAGATTGTGGATTAG
- a CDS encoding DnaJ domain-containing protein — MEQKDYYDILGLEKDAGQKQVRDAYRRLALLHHPDRNKDRPEAAARMKEINESYAVLSDPQKRKAYDSLRQTYGASAYGQFRQTYSDQDIFRGSDIQQIFEELSRAFGFRGFDDVFRESYGAGYRTFEFRRPGAFGRVFVGGFGGGQGTPGSAPLGGYLGKLIRYGLKKKWGIELPERGADLQDRIVISPGLARLGGKVHYSCRKTGKELLVTIPPHMASHRSLRLKGMGAPGRGGGEAGDLYITVHIRNPLLQKAKDLIAAIGSFTGSTGRR; from the coding sequence ATGGAACAGAAAGATTACTATGACATATTGGGATTAGAGAAGGATGCCGGCCAGAAACAGGTCCGGGACGCATACCGCCGGTTGGCCCTGTTGCACCATCCGGACAGGAACAAAGACCGCCCGGAAGCCGCGGCCCGCATGAAAGAGATCAACGAGTCCTACGCCGTACTCTCGGATCCTCAAAAGAGAAAGGCGTATGATTCGCTCAGACAAACCTACGGCGCATCGGCCTACGGCCAGTTCAGACAGACCTATTCCGACCAGGATATCTTCAGGGGTTCGGATATTCAGCAGATTTTCGAGGAATTGAGCCGGGCCTTCGGGTTCAGGGGATTTGACGATGTGTTCAGGGAGTCCTATGGCGCCGGATATCGCACCTTTGAATTCAGAAGGCCGGGGGCCTTCGGCCGGGTCTTTGTGGGCGGCTTCGGAGGGGGGCAGGGTACGCCCGGAAGTGCCCCGCTTGGCGGCTATCTGGGGAAGCTGATCCGTTACGGGCTCAAAAAGAAATGGGGCATTGAACTCCCTGAAAGGGGGGCGGATTTACAGGATCGCATTGTGATTTCTCCGGGCCTGGCCCGGCTGGGCGGAAAAGTCCACTATTCGTGCAGGAAAACGGGCAAGGAACTGCTGGTGACCATCCCGCCTCACATGGCGTCCCATCGATCACTGCGCCTGAAGGGGATGGGGGCGCCCGGCCGCGGCGGCGGGGAGGCCGGAGATCTTTATATAACGGTCCACATCCGAAACCCCCTGCTCCAGAAAGCGAAAGACCTCATCGCCGCCATCGGGTCTTTCACAGGCTCAACCGGGCGCAGATGA